A segment of the Burkholderia sp. PAMC 26561 genome:
GACGAAACGCCGCCAAGCGGACAGCCCGTGACGTTGCGCGACGGGCTTGCTTACTCACGCAACCGCATTACCGCACAACTCGTGCAAAACGTCGGCCCGTACAAGGTCGCGAGACTCGCACGTGCGATGGGCGTGCGCGACAGCCCGCTCGACGCGGTGCCGTCGCTTGCGCTCGGCACGAGCCCCGTCACGCTCAAGGAGATGGTCGCGTCTTACGGCACGATCGCCAATGGCGGCGCGCGTATCGAACCGATGCTTGTGACGCGTATCGAAAACCGCAAGGGCGAGGTGCTTGCGCAATTTGCGCCGAACAAACCCGAGCAGGCGCTCTCGCCAGCCGCAGATCATGAACTGCTCGACGTGATGCGGGACGTGGTGAATCGCGGGACGGGCACGGCCATCCGGAACCGCTTCGGCATTCGCGCCGATGTTGCAGGCAAGACCGGCACGACGCAGGACAACGCCGATGGCTGGTTCATCCTGATGCATCCGCAACTCGTTGCGGGTGCGTGGGTCGGTTTCAACGACAGCCGCGTGACGCTGCGCAGCGACTACTGGGGGCAGGGCGCGCATAGTGCGTTGCCTATCGTCGGTGACTTCTTCCAGCGCTCGTTGAGAAACCGGATGATCGATCCGCGCGAGCGTTTCGTGATGGAACCGCAAACCGGCTTCTTCGAGTCGATGCGCAACCGCTTGCAAGACTGGTATCAACGCGTGTTCGCGCCGAAGCCCGAGCCGAAGGCCGCGCCTGTGAAGCGTAATCCGCCGCGCCGGACTGCGCCTCCGGTCGTGGCCAAGGCTCCGGCATCTTCATCAGCCCCGCAGCCACCCATCCTGCAGCCGCCGCACTCCGAGCCCAGCGACATACGCGACGAAGGTTTTGCCGGGCTGGTTCCGGACCTGGCGCCGACCATCGACCCGGCGAGCGCATCGGCGGCGCCTTAGCAAGGGGCTCCCGTAACCCGTCATCGCAACTGTGGGAAAATCCCGCATCACTTTCGACAGACGGATTACGACGATGAAAATAGCAGTAATGGGTGCAGGCGCAGTCGGCTGTTATTACGGCGGCATGCTGGCGCGAGCAGGACATGAGGTGACGCTGATCGGCCGCCCGAATCACGTCGAGGCGATCACGCGTGACGGCTTGCGCATGCAGACCCTGACCTTCGACGAACACGTGCGCGTGACCGCGAGCAGCGAGGCGAGTGCGGTCGAAGGTGCATCGCTCGTGCTGTTCTGCGTCAAATCCACCGATACCGAAAGCGCCGCCGCGGAAATCAAACCGCATCTCGCCAAGGATGCATTGGTGCTCGTCCTGCAAAACGGCGTCGATAACGCCGACCGCGTGCGCACGGTCGTAGCGCAGGAAGTGGCTGCGGCCGTTGTCTATGTGGCGGCCGGCATGGAAGGTCCCGGTCACGTGCGGCATCACGGGCGCGGCGACCTGGTGATCGAGCCATCGAGTAAAAGCGAAGCTGTCGCCCGCGAGCTGATCGATGCGCAGATCCCCACCGAAATCTCCCCCAACGTTCGCGGCGCGCTCTGGGCCAAGCTGATCCTGAACTGCGCGTACAACGCGCTCTCCGCGATCGCGCAGCTGCCCTATGGACCCCTCGCCGGGAACGCAAGCATCCAGGCGTGCATGCGCGATATCGTCGGGGAATGCCTCGCAGTCGCGAAGGCGGAAAACATCACCATTCCCGGCGATGTCGATGCGTCCGTGCGCATGATCGCAGAGAAGATGCCGACGCAATATTCATCGACGGCGCAAGACGTCGCGCGTTCGAAGCCCAGCGAGATCGATCATCTGAACGGGTTGATCGTGCGGCTGGGGGAAACGCATGGCATCGCCACGCCGGCCAATCGCGTGCTGCACGCGCTCGTGAAGGTCATCGAGACGAAGTACGGCAGCCGCGCCTGATCCACGTCGAAACACGTCCGAACCGGCATCCTTGGACGTTCCACATGGACATAAGCTCGATATGCAGGAATTTTTGGCCAATCTTTGAAGGCAGATGTAATTCGCCATAAAGTCCGGGCCTTTTCAGACGTTAAACGAACGCATACCTGACTTTCTCGCGTCGGGATTTACGTCGTCGATCCGGAGCATGTCAATGTTAGTGGGGAGTTTCGACAGCCTGCTGGTGCTGTTCTCTTTTATTGTCGCCGTTTTGGCGTCGTACACGGCGCTTGACCTCGTCGGCCGGATCTCGAGCGCCGGGCGCGTGTCCGCCCGCTGGTGGCTGTGCGGCGGCGCGCTTGCAATGGGTCTCGGCGTCTGGTCGATGCACTTCGTCGGCATGCTCGCCTTTCATCTGCCGATCAAGCTCGGGTTCGATTTCGGCCTGACCGTGGTATCACTTCTGATCGCGGTTGCGTCATCGTTGCTCGCGTTGTGGATCGCCAGCCGGGACAATCTTCCGGGCAAGCACCTCGTCCTCGGCGCGTTGCTGCTGGGCGGTGGCATCGCCGCGATGCACTACACCGGCATGGCCGCGTTGCAGATGGAACCGGGCATTGTCTATATCCCGGCGCTGGTCGCCGCTTCCGTTGCAATCGCCGTCACGGCCGCCGGCGCGGCGCTGTGGATTGCGTTCCGGCTGCGCGCCTACAGCTCGCGCGTGCGCAGCTACCGGGTCGGCGCCGCGCTCGTGATGGGCGGGGCCGTCGTAGCAATGCACTACACCGGCATGGCGGCGGCGCGTTTTCCGTTGGGCTCGATTTGCGGCGCCGCGCGTGGCGGATTGCATAACGATACGCTCGCGCTGCCGATCATCGTCGTGACGATCGCCGTGCTTGCCGTCGTGCTGATCACGTCGGTGCTCGACCTGCGGCTGGAGATGCAGACCGCGGCGCTCTCGGCGTCGCTGGAAGAAGCGAACGAGGAGTTGTCGTATCTGGTCCTGCACGACAACCTGACCAAGTTGCCGAACCGCGTGCTGCTCGAAGAACGCCTGAAGTCCGCGATCGATTCCGCCAAATTGGCTGATTCCACCCAGCAGTGCTTTGCGGTGATGTTTCTCGACCTCGACGGTTTCAAGAGCGTGAACGATACCTTCGGACATGCCATCGGCGACCTGCTGCTCATGCAGACAGCCGACCGCATCCGCGCCAACGTCCGCTTGCAGGACACGTGCGCGCGGGTAGGAGGCGATGAATTCGTGCTGATCGCGAGCGTGCGCGAACCGGCCGATGCATCGATCATCGCGGACAAGCTGGTCTCGGCTATCGACGACCCGTTCAATGTCGCGGGACATGATCTGCGGGTCTCGGTGAGCATCGGCATTGCGTTGTATCCGGGTGACGGCGAGGAAGTCGAAGTGTTGCTCAAGAACGCGGACGTCGCGATGTATCACGCGAAATCCGTTGGCCGCAATCAGGCTTGCTTCTTCGAAGGTGCAATGAATACGCACACGGAAGATCACCTTGCGCTTTTGCAAGACCTGCGGCTCGCGCGTAAACGGCGTCAGTTCGTCCTGCACTACCAGCCGAAATTCGTCGCCCCGAGCGGACCGATCACGGGCGTCGAAGCGTTGCTGCGCTGGAATCATCCGACACGCGGCCTCATTCCACCCGACACGTTCATTCCGATCGCGGAGCGGACCGGTCTGATCGTGCAGATAGGGGAATGGGTTATCGACGAAGCGTGCCGGCAGGTTTCGCAATGGCGTCGCGCGGGGCGTCCCACGCTTACGATGGCCGTCAACATCTCGGCCCTGCAGTTCGGCAACGCGCGGCTCGTGCCGGCCGTGAAGAGCGCGCTGGAAAGGTATCAGCTCGAAGGCGACGCGCTGACACTGGAGATCACGGAATCGACGGCCATGCGTGACGTCGATACCAGCCTCGAGATTCTCGAACGTCTGCGTGCGCTTGGCGTGCGCATTTCCATCGATGATTTCGGCACCGGGTATTCGAGCCTGCTTTATCTCAAGCGCCTGCCGGCGAGCGAGCTGAAAATCGATCGCGGGTTCGTGAGCGAACTCGTCGCCGGCGGTGAGGACGCGGCGATCGTAGCGGCCATCATCGCGCTCGGACAGACGCTCAATCTGAAGATCGTGGCTGAGGGCGTCGAGACCGACGCGCAGCAGGATCTGCTGACGCGCCTTGGGTGCGACTCCTTACAGGGATTCCTGCTCGGACGCCCGATGCCCGCCCTCGAATTCGAAGACCTTGGGCGCGCGATGCCTCAGAACGTGTGACGCAGGTCCACGGGGACAGCGCTTGCGTGTTCGTCGTGAATGGCGATGATGGAAGGCCTGAAGAT
Coding sequences within it:
- a CDS encoding putative bifunctional diguanylate cyclase/phosphodiesterase, which gives rise to MLVGSFDSLLVLFSFIVAVLASYTALDLVGRISSAGRVSARWWLCGGALAMGLGVWSMHFVGMLAFHLPIKLGFDFGLTVVSLLIAVASSLLALWIASRDNLPGKHLVLGALLLGGGIAAMHYTGMAALQMEPGIVYIPALVAASVAIAVTAAGAALWIAFRLRAYSSRVRSYRVGAALVMGGAVVAMHYTGMAAARFPLGSICGAARGGLHNDTLALPIIVVTIAVLAVVLITSVLDLRLEMQTAALSASLEEANEELSYLVLHDNLTKLPNRVLLEERLKSAIDSAKLADSTQQCFAVMFLDLDGFKSVNDTFGHAIGDLLLMQTADRIRANVRLQDTCARVGGDEFVLIASVREPADASIIADKLVSAIDDPFNVAGHDLRVSVSIGIALYPGDGEEVEVLLKNADVAMYHAKSVGRNQACFFEGAMNTHTEDHLALLQDLRLARKRRQFVLHYQPKFVAPSGPITGVEALLRWNHPTRGLIPPDTFIPIAERTGLIVQIGEWVIDEACRQVSQWRRAGRPTLTMAVNISALQFGNARLVPAVKSALERYQLEGDALTLEITESTAMRDVDTSLEILERLRALGVRISIDDFGTGYSSLLYLKRLPASELKIDRGFVSELVAGGEDAAIVAAIIALGQTLNLKIVAEGVETDAQQDLLTRLGCDSLQGFLLGRPMPALEFEDLGRAMPQNV
- a CDS encoding ketopantoate reductase family protein encodes the protein MKIAVMGAGAVGCYYGGMLARAGHEVTLIGRPNHVEAITRDGLRMQTLTFDEHVRVTASSEASAVEGASLVLFCVKSTDTESAAAEIKPHLAKDALVLVLQNGVDNADRVRTVVAQEVAAAVVYVAAGMEGPGHVRHHGRGDLVIEPSSKSEAVARELIDAQIPTEISPNVRGALWAKLILNCAYNALSAIAQLPYGPLAGNASIQACMRDIVGECLAVAKAENITIPGDVDASVRMIAEKMPTQYSSTAQDVARSKPSEIDHLNGLIVRLGETHGIATPANRVLHALVKVIETKYGSRA